Proteins encoded within one genomic window of Nitrospina gracilis 3/211:
- the glnT gene encoding type III glutamate--ammonia ligase produces MLSESIKKHKTEYLLVSFVDLFGVIRSKLIPASKAKEAEKAGAGFAGFAAHLNLTPAHPDIFLMPDAKTFTPMAWQPNVAWITGDLYMDGELIDHAPRTVLKRAMAAAAKKRVTMMTGVEAEFFLLAPDGSRISDEYDQLSKPCYDQLALMRRFDFIKEVCDAMQGLGWEPYQNDHEDANGQYEMNWHYSSALETADRHVFFRFLTKSIAEKHGLRVSFMPKPFTSLTGNGCHTHCSLWDASGKKNLFLDKNNSHQLSEKAYQFIAGVLHHAPALSALTNPTVNSFKRLNAKTPDSGATWSPNGISYGGNNRTHMIRIPDAGRFELRLPDGAANPYLLQAGILTAGMDGIENKMDPGVPRHENMYDVFTKLKVKKLPATLYDALAALEKNHVFKTTLGDGFVDSYLKLKREDWSRYMSQVSEWERQSTLDC; encoded by the coding sequence ATGCTCAGTGAATCCATCAAGAAACACAAAACCGAATACCTGTTGGTGAGCTTCGTCGACCTGTTCGGCGTGATCCGCTCCAAACTGATCCCCGCTTCCAAGGCCAAAGAGGCCGAGAAAGCCGGTGCGGGGTTTGCGGGATTCGCGGCGCACCTCAACCTGACTCCCGCGCACCCCGACATCTTCCTCATGCCCGACGCCAAAACGTTCACGCCGATGGCGTGGCAGCCGAACGTGGCGTGGATCACCGGCGATCTGTATATGGACGGCGAACTCATCGACCACGCGCCGCGCACGGTTTTGAAACGGGCGATGGCGGCGGCCGCCAAAAAGCGGGTGACGATGATGACGGGCGTGGAGGCGGAATTTTTTCTGCTGGCCCCCGACGGTTCCCGCATCTCCGATGAATACGATCAACTCAGCAAGCCCTGTTACGACCAGCTCGCGCTCATGCGGCGTTTCGACTTCATCAAGGAAGTTTGCGACGCCATGCAGGGGCTCGGCTGGGAGCCGTACCAGAACGACCACGAGGACGCCAACGGCCAGTACGAGATGAACTGGCATTACAGCAGCGCACTGGAGACGGCCGACCGGCACGTGTTCTTCCGCTTCCTCACCAAGTCCATCGCGGAAAAACACGGCCTGCGTGTGAGCTTCATGCCCAAGCCGTTCACCAGCCTTACCGGCAACGGCTGCCACACGCATTGCTCGCTATGGGACGCGTCGGGAAAAAAGAACCTGTTCCTTGACAAAAACAATTCGCATCAGCTTTCGGAGAAAGCGTACCAGTTCATCGCCGGTGTCCTGCACCACGCACCGGCCCTGTCGGCGCTGACCAATCCCACAGTCAACAGCTTCAAACGACTTAACGCCAAAACTCCGGACTCCGGCGCCACATGGTCCCCCAACGGCATTTCCTACGGCGGGAACAACCGCACGCACATGATCCGCATCCCCGACGCTGGACGCTTCGAACTGCGGCTCCCCGACGGCGCGGCGAACCCGTACCTCCTGCAGGCGGGAATCCTGACAGCAGGCATGGATGGGATCGAGAACAAAATGGACCCCGGCGTGCCGCGGCACGAAAACATGTACGACGTGTTCACCAAACTCAAGGTCAAGAAACTTCCCGCAACGCTGTACGACGCACTGGCCGCGCTGGAAAAAAACCACGTGTTCAAGACCACGCTGGGAGACGGGTTCGTTGACAGCTACCTGAAACTGAAACGCGAGGATTGGAGCCGTTACATGAGCCAGGTGAGCGAATGGGAGCGGCAGTCCACGCTCGATTGTTGA
- a CDS encoding acetyltransferase, protein MAALLIFGGGGHGKVVAAIAKDVQKWDRIAFADDRHMELKRVADFEVLAGFDDAASGLKDFTHFFVAIGENALRLKLLLRHCEAGHTAATLVHPTAWVCETAIVGQGTLIGPQAVVHTGARVGRGCIVNTAATVDHDCILEDGVHLSPGVHLAGEVKVGRETSIGVGASVSNRMDIGHNSVIGAGSAVVDPIPDNVTAAGAPARILKQT, encoded by the coding sequence GTGGCAGCGTTGCTGATATTCGGAGGCGGGGGACACGGCAAAGTGGTGGCGGCCATTGCAAAGGATGTGCAGAAGTGGGACCGCATTGCCTTCGCCGACGACCGCCATATGGAACTGAAACGGGTCGCCGACTTCGAAGTGCTGGCGGGATTCGATGATGCCGCATCCGGCCTCAAAGACTTCACGCATTTCTTCGTCGCCATCGGCGAAAACGCCCTGCGGCTGAAACTGCTCCTGCGTCACTGCGAAGCCGGACACACCGCCGCCACGCTGGTGCACCCCACCGCGTGGGTGTGCGAAACGGCAATCGTTGGCCAAGGCACGCTGATCGGTCCGCAGGCGGTGGTCCACACCGGGGCGCGGGTCGGCAGGGGGTGCATCGTGAATACCGCCGCAACGGTCGACCACGACTGCATCCTCGAAGACGGCGTGCACCTGTCACCGGGGGTTCACCTGGCCGGAGAGGTGAAAGTGGGACGGGAAACCTCCATCGGCGTCGGCGCCTCCGTGTCCAACCGCATGGACATTGGCCACAATTCCGTCATTGGTGCCGGATCGGCAGTGGTCGACCCGATTCCCGACAACGTCACGGCAGCAGGCGCGCCCGCCCGAATTTTGAAACAAACATGA
- a CDS encoding DegT/DnrJ/EryC1/StrS family aminotransferase: MSTQPPRIYLSPPHLGGQERQFVEEAFQSNWIAPCGPNQEAFEAEMAAYVGAPGALALSSGTAAIHLALRLCGVEPGDTVFCPSLTFIGSATPIQFLGADPVFIDSDPATWNLSPQALERALKEAGQQGRVPKAVIAVNLYGQNADMDAIQKACDKYRVLVIEDAAESLGATYRGKASGTLGKFGIYSFNGNKIITTSGGGMLVSKDTAALDKARYWATQARDPVLHYEHSELGYNYRMSNVLAAIGRGQLKVLDERIAQRRAVFDRYRTALESFEGIEFMPEAGFGTSTRWLTVLTLDRGLSVKPHDIIAALDRENIEARPVWKPLHLQPLFKGCTYHTHADDCNFSENVFERGFCLPSGSNLAPADQDRIIDIVQSVLKRG, translated from the coding sequence ATGAGCACACAACCCCCACGCATTTATCTGTCACCGCCGCACCTGGGCGGGCAGGAACGCCAGTTTGTCGAAGAAGCGTTTCAGTCGAACTGGATCGCACCGTGCGGTCCCAACCAGGAAGCGTTCGAAGCCGAGATGGCGGCCTACGTCGGCGCACCGGGTGCGTTGGCGCTCAGCTCCGGCACCGCGGCGATTCATCTGGCCCTCAGGCTGTGCGGCGTGGAACCCGGCGACACCGTATTTTGTCCGTCGCTCACGTTCATCGGCTCCGCCACGCCCATTCAATTTTTGGGAGCGGACCCGGTGTTCATTGACTCCGACCCCGCAACGTGGAACCTGTCACCGCAGGCGTTGGAGCGCGCATTGAAAGAAGCGGGACAGCAGGGCCGCGTGCCGAAAGCCGTCATCGCCGTCAACCTGTACGGCCAGAATGCCGACATGGACGCGATCCAGAAAGCCTGCGACAAGTACCGCGTCCTCGTGATCGAGGACGCGGCGGAATCGCTGGGAGCCACCTACCGAGGCAAGGCCAGCGGCACGCTCGGCAAATTCGGCATCTATTCGTTCAATGGCAACAAGATCATCACCACGTCCGGCGGCGGCATGCTGGTCTCCAAAGACACCGCCGCGCTCGACAAGGCCCGTTACTGGGCGACGCAGGCGCGCGATCCCGTCCTGCATTACGAACACAGCGAGCTCGGTTACAACTACCGCATGAGCAACGTGCTCGCCGCCATCGGCCGCGGCCAGTTGAAGGTGCTGGACGAACGCATTGCCCAGCGCCGCGCGGTGTTTGATCGATACCGCACCGCACTGGAAAGTTTCGAAGGCATCGAGTTCATGCCGGAAGCCGGTTTCGGCACCTCGACGCGTTGGCTCACGGTGCTGACGCTTGATCGCGGTCTATCGGTGAAACCGCACGACATCATCGCCGCGCTGGACAGAGAAAACATCGAAGCCCGCCCGGTTTGGAAACCCCTGCATCTGCAACCGCTGTTCAAGGGGTGCACCTACCATACCCACGCGGACGACTGCAATTTCTCGGAAAACGTGTTTGAGCGCGGGTTCTGCCTGCCCTCCGGCTCCAACCTTGCCCCCGCCGACCAGGACCGCATCATCGATATCGTGCAATCCGTTCTTAAACGGGGTTGA
- a CDS encoding alpha-2-macroglobulin family protein has product MRKSAAPVLACLFSFIGFCLSFPPILAAAQGQPLKVVRITPSGTDVPSGRQIVIQFNRPVVPLGRMERTKEEVKVGVHPELKCQWRWLNTSALACQLGEDDKLQPATQYEVNVRPGIQAEDGATIDPPYLHRFITHRPRVRYAWFQTWKAPGWPVMRITFDQPVTQTSVAEHLYLLGEGNKRQRYPLSVEPDPNDRQLPVIVPIPGDKGLLHLDRPPSQKSDDQTTVKDGVEARRVWLVQPQKELSWDADVFLNIEPGLVSALGPEPGVTQRTVKKFRTFPEFRFIGVSCWNNENRQIIIDSNTTLLPRYKCNPLRGVSLTFSAPVINQEIKQHVTFVPDLAGGRTDYDPWANAYDHSRLRRPHRKGRRYDVHLPEALQAAQEYNISSSAGALKDEFGRSLPKGFDLTFNTDHRNPDFHLEHTTATLEKQEQTEVPLVVTNLKEITLKYKRLTATDRKGNLVHKVKPDDAEDIAYALPLDVRGALGGKSGVLYGHLDTKPDVPKPTYQRTLLAQVTPFGVHVKMGHYNSSVWVTDLATGQPVPDAHVMIYKDKIADLSADKQILSDALTGDDGLALLDGTQKLDPKLKAMGYGWYDDTRERLFVRIERGEDMALVPLDDQRFGVDSGRVSNYEAYPSMQRQYGHIQTWGTTAQGVYRAGDTIQFKLFVRDQDNKKLIAPPLEGYRLEVRDPMGKKVHEMKDITLSKFGTYAGEFSVAKSGAVGWYEFRLRAKFSKSLWTPLEVLVTDFTPSPFRVSNSLNGEAFEPGSEVEITTLARMHAGGPYADAPARLTATLREQTFYSRHPRAKQFRFTAEGGHYYQTLTLYQKEDAVNAKGDLLRSFKITDQNVENIFYGTLSVESAVKDDRGKFVASLTTAKFHGRDRFVGLHSPKWLYKEDEPANIEYIVVDGHGKPVSGTPVSIKIERHVTKASRVKGAGNAYLTQYTHSWEKAGDCKGTPSAEAKVCTFTPEEPGSYRLTATITDTKGRTHTASLRTWVAGKGRVVWAEDNTHALQLIPEKEEYQIGDTARFLVQNPFPGAKALISVERYGVLKQWVTTFDTATPVVEFDVEPDFLPGFYLSVLVVSPRVEKPLDETGVDLGKPTFRMGYTRVPVKDPYKELVVTARTEKGQYKPRDTIKVALNVKPRFDAGDRPYELAVAVLDEAVFDLLQGGRDYFDPYKGLYHLGALDLKNFSLLTRIVGRQKFEKKGANPGGDGGADLAMRSLFKFVSYWNPALTPDANGNVSIEFEAPDNLTGWRVLAFAVTPNDLMGLGEGTFKVNKETELRPVMPNQVTEGDAFNAGFSVMNRTDKARDITVTIKAEGHIDIRKQTAITKTITLEPFKRQTVFLPITTIHLPQTRDIEKGEVRFRVTAGDDTDRDGLIYKTPVLKRRSLETAANYVSTILPHTEESIAFPKNIHPDVGSVGVVLSPTVIGNVAGAFEYMRNYAYICWEQVLSKGVMASHYLNLKDYMPADFKWEEADDVARDMLKSAVNYQAPNGGMVYYIPQDRYVSPYLSAYTALAFNWMRSAGYEIPSHVEEALHKYLKRMLKRDVLPTFYSKDMASTVRAVALAALSKHRKVRKKDIERFRTHMPFMSLFGKAHFLQAALNVKGTLPVVEETLDAILAHSTQSGGKFVFSETLDDSYSRILASPLRTNCAILTALTQTAGHSNLNKKLGNAPFKLVRYITQTRGQRDHWENTQENMFCMNALIDYSRAYEQTDPKYLVTALMDGNKLGEHEFKDKRDPTAPLTRPIEQGDPGRKTKVVIKKKGMGRLYISTRLQYAPLEEHAEHINAGIEIRKEYAVERNGEWVLLNDGDKIQRGELVRVDIFLSIPAARNFVVVDDPVPGGLEPVNRQLATASTVDADKGTFKAAGGSWWLQYSDWRSYNYSRWSFYHKELRHDAVRFYSDYLMPGNYHLSYVAQAIATGKFLKMPVHAEEMYDPDVYGKGIPSHLIVEE; this is encoded by the coding sequence ATGCGAAAATCTGCCGCCCCCGTGCTTGCGTGTCTGTTTTCCTTCATTGGCTTTTGTCTTTCATTCCCTCCAATCTTAGCCGCCGCACAGGGCCAGCCGCTGAAAGTGGTGCGCATCACGCCCAGTGGTACGGATGTGCCCTCCGGCCGGCAGATCGTCATCCAGTTCAACCGTCCGGTGGTGCCGCTGGGGCGCATGGAGCGGACGAAGGAGGAGGTGAAGGTCGGCGTTCACCCAGAACTCAAATGCCAGTGGCGGTGGCTCAACACCAGCGCGCTGGCGTGCCAACTGGGCGAGGACGACAAACTGCAACCGGCGACGCAGTATGAAGTCAACGTCCGTCCCGGAATCCAGGCCGAAGACGGCGCGACGATCGATCCGCCTTACCTGCATCGCTTCATCACGCACCGCCCGCGCGTGCGCTATGCGTGGTTCCAGACCTGGAAAGCGCCCGGCTGGCCGGTCATGCGCATCACTTTCGACCAACCCGTCACGCAAACGTCGGTGGCCGAACACCTGTATCTGCTGGGCGAAGGCAACAAACGCCAGCGGTATCCATTGAGCGTCGAACCGGACCCCAACGACCGCCAGCTTCCGGTGATCGTGCCCATCCCCGGTGACAAAGGATTGTTGCACCTCGACCGCCCACCCAGCCAGAAAAGTGACGACCAGACGACGGTGAAAGACGGCGTCGAGGCCCGGCGCGTGTGGCTGGTGCAACCGCAGAAAGAACTGTCGTGGGATGCAGATGTGTTCCTGAACATCGAGCCGGGACTGGTCTCGGCTCTCGGACCCGAACCCGGCGTCACCCAACGCACGGTGAAAAAGTTCCGCACGTTTCCTGAGTTCCGCTTTATCGGCGTCTCCTGCTGGAACAATGAGAACAGGCAAATCATCATCGATTCCAACACCACATTGTTGCCCAGATACAAATGCAATCCGTTGCGTGGCGTCTCCCTCACCTTCAGCGCTCCGGTCATCAACCAGGAAATCAAGCAGCATGTGACGTTCGTTCCCGACTTGGCCGGCGGCCGGACCGATTACGATCCCTGGGCCAACGCTTATGATCATTCGCGCCTGCGCCGTCCCCACCGAAAAGGCCGCCGCTACGACGTCCACCTGCCGGAAGCATTGCAAGCGGCGCAGGAATACAACATTTCTTCCAGCGCAGGAGCTTTGAAGGATGAGTTCGGCCGCTCTCTGCCCAAAGGATTCGACCTGACGTTCAACACCGATCACCGCAATCCAGATTTTCATCTTGAGCACACCACCGCCACACTGGAAAAACAGGAACAGACCGAAGTGCCGCTCGTGGTCACCAACCTGAAAGAAATCACACTCAAATACAAACGGCTGACCGCCACCGACCGCAAGGGCAACCTGGTGCACAAAGTGAAACCGGACGATGCGGAAGACATCGCCTACGCCCTGCCGCTCGACGTGCGTGGCGCGTTAGGCGGCAAGAGCGGCGTGCTGTATGGCCATTTGGATACAAAACCCGATGTCCCGAAACCGACTTACCAGCGCACCCTGTTGGCGCAGGTGACGCCATTCGGCGTGCACGTCAAGATGGGACATTACAACTCGTCCGTGTGGGTGACGGACCTCGCCACCGGCCAGCCGGTTCCCGACGCGCATGTCATGATCTACAAGGACAAAATCGCCGACCTCTCCGCCGATAAACAAATCCTTAGCGACGCGTTGACGGGGGACGACGGACTCGCCCTGCTCGACGGCACGCAAAAACTCGATCCCAAACTGAAAGCCATGGGCTACGGCTGGTACGATGACACGCGCGAACGCCTGTTCGTGCGCATCGAGCGCGGCGAGGACATGGCGCTGGTGCCGCTCGACGACCAGCGCTTCGGCGTCGATTCCGGACGGGTTTCCAATTACGAGGCCTACCCCAGCATGCAAAGGCAGTACGGTCACATCCAGACCTGGGGAACCACGGCGCAGGGCGTGTACCGCGCCGGCGACACCATCCAGTTCAAATTGTTTGTGCGCGATCAGGACAATAAAAAATTGATCGCGCCGCCGCTCGAAGGCTACCGGCTGGAAGTGCGCGACCCGATGGGCAAAAAAGTACACGAGATGAAGGACATCACCCTGTCGAAATTTGGCACGTACGCCGGCGAGTTCTCCGTGGCCAAGTCGGGCGCGGTCGGCTGGTACGAGTTCCGCCTGCGCGCCAAATTTTCCAAATCTCTGTGGACGCCGCTGGAGGTGCTGGTCACCGACTTCACCCCCTCGCCCTTCCGTGTGAGCAATTCGCTGAACGGCGAGGCGTTCGAACCGGGAAGTGAAGTGGAAATCACGACGCTCGCACGCATGCATGCCGGGGGACCCTACGCCGATGCCCCGGCGCGGCTCACCGCGACGCTTCGCGAACAGACGTTTTATTCCAGACATCCCCGCGCAAAACAATTCCGATTCACTGCGGAAGGCGGTCATTATTACCAGACGCTCACCCTGTACCAAAAAGAAGACGCGGTCAATGCCAAGGGCGATCTCCTGCGTTCGTTTAAAATCACCGACCAGAACGTGGAGAACATTTTTTACGGCACGCTCAGCGTGGAAAGTGCGGTGAAAGACGACCGTGGCAAGTTCGTGGCATCGCTGACCACGGCGAAGTTCCATGGACGCGACCGCTTCGTCGGCCTGCACAGTCCAAAGTGGCTCTACAAGGAAGACGAACCGGCGAACATCGAGTACATCGTGGTCGATGGCCACGGCAAGCCGGTGAGCGGCACGCCGGTGTCGATCAAAATCGAGCGGCACGTCACCAAGGCCAGCCGGGTGAAAGGCGCGGGCAACGCGTATCTGACGCAGTACACGCATTCATGGGAAAAGGCGGGCGACTGCAAAGGCACACCCTCCGCTGAGGCGAAGGTCTGCACGTTCACGCCTGAGGAACCGGGATCGTATCGCCTCACCGCGACCATCACCGACACGAAAGGCCGCACGCACACGGCAAGTCTGCGCACCTGGGTGGCGGGCAAGGGCCGCGTGGTGTGGGCGGAGGACAACACCCACGCCCTGCAGTTGATCCCGGAAAAAGAAGAATACCAGATCGGCGACACAGCGCGTTTCCTCGTGCAGAACCCGTTTCCCGGCGCGAAGGCGTTGATCTCCGTCGAGCGTTACGGCGTCCTCAAGCAATGGGTGACAACGTTCGACACGGCGACGCCGGTGGTCGAGTTTGATGTGGAACCGGATTTCCTGCCCGGATTCTATCTGTCGGTGCTGGTGGTGTCGCCGCGCGTGGAGAAGCCTCTGGATGAAACCGGCGTCGATCTCGGCAAGCCGACCTTCCGCATGGGCTACACCCGCGTGCCCGTCAAGGACCCGTACAAGGAACTGGTGGTCACCGCCCGGACGGAGAAAGGCCAGTACAAACCGCGCGACACCATCAAAGTCGCGCTCAACGTGAAGCCGCGTTTCGACGCGGGCGACCGGCCTTATGAACTCGCCGTCGCCGTGCTCGATGAAGCGGTGTTCGATCTGTTGCAGGGCGGACGCGACTACTTCGACCCCTACAAGGGACTGTACCACCTGGGCGCACTCGACCTCAAAAACTTCAGCCTGCTGACCCGCATCGTCGGACGGCAGAAATTCGAGAAGAAAGGAGCCAATCCCGGTGGCGATGGCGGCGCGGACCTCGCCATGCGGTCGCTGTTCAAGTTCGTCAGCTACTGGAACCCGGCGCTCACCCCCGACGCCAACGGCAACGTGTCGATCGAGTTCGAGGCGCCGGACAACCTGACCGGCTGGCGCGTGCTGGCGTTCGCGGTGACGCCGAACGACCTGATGGGTCTGGGTGAAGGCACGTTTAAAGTGAATAAGGAAACCGAACTGCGTCCCGTCATGCCCAACCAGGTGACGGAAGGCGACGCCTTCAATGCGGGTTTCAGCGTGATGAATCGCACCGACAAGGCCCGCGACATCACCGTCACCATCAAAGCCGAAGGTCACATCGACATTCGCAAACAAACCGCAATCACAAAAACCATCACTCTCGAACCGTTCAAGCGGCAGACGGTGTTCCTCCCCATCACCACCATCCACCTGCCGCAAACGCGGGACATCGAAAAGGGTGAAGTGCGTTTCCGCGTGACCGCAGGGGATGACACCGACCGCGACGGCCTGATTTACAAAACACCCGTGCTCAAGCGGCGCTCGCTGGAGACCGCCGCCAACTACGTCTCCACCATTCTGCCGCACACGGAGGAATCGATCGCGTTCCCGAAAAACATTCACCCAGACGTGGGCTCCGTCGGCGTGGTGCTTTCACCCACCGTCATCGGCAACGTGGCGGGGGCGTTTGAGTACATGCGCAATTACGCCTACATCTGCTGGGAGCAGGTGTTGAGCAAAGGCGTCATGGCGTCGCACTACCTTAACCTCAAAGACTACATGCCTGCCGATTTCAAATGGGAGGAAGCGGATGACGTGGCGCGCGATATGTTGAAGTCGGCGGTCAACTACCAGGCGCCGAATGGCGGCATGGTGTATTACATTCCCCAAGACCGCTACGTGAGCCCGTACCTGAGCGCCTACACGGCGCTGGCCTTCAACTGGATGCGGTCGGCGGGTTATGAGATTCCGTCGCACGTCGAGGAGGCTCTGCATAAATATTTAAAACGTATGCTCAAGCGCGATGTGCTGCCCACGTTTTACAGCAAAGACATGGCTTCCACCGTGCGTGCGGTGGCGCTGGCGGCGTTGTCGAAACACCGCAAGGTGAGAAAGAAGGACATCGAGCGCTTTCGGACCCACATGCCGTTCATGAGCCTGTTCGGCAAGGCCCACTTCCTACAGGCGGCATTGAACGTGAAAGGAACTCTGCCGGTGGTGGAAGAGACGCTGGATGCCATCCTCGCGCATTCGACGCAGAGCGGCGGCAAGTTCGTTTTCTCGGAGACGCTCGACGACAGCTACTCGCGCATCCTCGCCTCGCCGCTCCGCACCAATTGCGCCATCCTGACCGCGCTCACCCAGACGGCGGGACATTCCAACCTGAATAAAAAACTCGGCAACGCGCCGTTCAAATTGGTGCGTTACATCACGCAGACGCGCGGCCAGCGCGACCACTGGGAAAACACGCAGGAGAACATGTTCTGCATGAACGCCCTCATCGATTACAGCCGCGCCTATGAGCAGACCGACCCGAAATATCTGGTCACCGCCCTGATGGACGGAAACAAGCTGGGCGAGCATGAGTTCAAGGACAAGCGCGATCCCACGGCGCCGCTGACGCGTCCCATAGAACAAGGCGACCCTGGACGCAAGACCAAGGTCGTCATCAAGAAAAAAGGCATGGGACGCCTGTACATCTCGACGCGCCTGCAATACGCACCTCTTGAGGAACACGCTGAGCACATCAACGCCGGCATTGAGATCCGCAAGGAGTACGCAGTGGAACGGAACGGCGAATGGGTGTTGCTCAACGACGGAGATAAAATCCAGCGCGGCGAACTGGTGCGCGTCGATATTTTCCTGTCGATTCCCGCAGCGCGCAACTTCGTGGTGGTGGACGACCCGGTGCCCGGCGGACTGGAGCCGGTGAACCGCCAGCTCGCCACCGCCTCCACCGTCGATGCCGACAAGGGCACGTTCAAGGCGGCGGGCGGGTCGTGGTGGCTTCAGTACTCCGACTGGCGTTCGTACAACTATTCGCGCTGGAGTTTTTATCATAAAGAACTGCGTCACGACGCGGTGCGGTTTTACTCCGATTACCTGATGCCGGGCAACTACCATCTGTCCTACGTGGCGCAGGCCATCGCCACCGGGAAATTTCTCAAGATGCCGGTGCACGCGGAGGAGATGTACGATCCCGATGTGTACGGCAAGGGTATCCCGTCGCACCTGATCGTCGAGGAGTGA